From one Planococcus citri chromosome 3, ihPlaCitr1.1, whole genome shotgun sequence genomic stretch:
- the LOC135838534 gene encoding pre-rRNA 2'-O-ribose RNA methyltransferase FTSJ3 produces MGKKSKIGRQRKDKFYHLAKETGYRSRAAFKLIQLNRKFEFLQKARVLIDLCAAPGGWMQVAKQNMPVSSIVIGVDMFPMKPVPGCISLLEDITSEKCKASLRKELKTWKADVVLHDGAPNLGKNWLHDAYNQNCLTLSALKLATAYLREGGWFVSKVFRSKDYNCLLWVFKQLFKKVHATKPPASRNESAEIFVVCQGYIAPAKLDPRFMNPNYVFKELDVEKPVTVQSLLKSVDSTKKSKAEGYDDDAVVLHTKLPASVFMSSDNPAAVLQNAFEIVFDDDEILNHPKTTDEIKRCCEDIKVLGKKELRSLLSWWKSYRQDKQKSEEPKKSAEPEKPKLVPHGSESDEEKELDDVSKQIDEMIDEEKREAKRKRKKVNKERAKLQMKMNLNMRNKDDLGPTEQEDTDVFKLSQITSKRQLDSISDQRPDIMAESDDEENQIPVKKSKKVSYDAEKSYLDETGTYYRTAESESEGEDEEIDSDVEGLGLEKEAPEKKPVKRVRFLEPEADEDMDENNSNPLITDLDFRDTRDKRLSKAKLWFDKDVFKDVENEEDEDYELDTMTLDIQQKGGKVLNAPATQVTNKRKQADDDVSDDNDDEDDDDDDGEDDDSSGSETEEEKENKPIQKNDSNKKLKLAPRIEVGDETQINEWDVDNASLASEKKRKKKERKVLDAEGLAMGALIVNSKKSKRDLFDAGWNRYAFNDENLPEWFVDDEKKHMRKDTAVPPELITEYTKSREEIDSRPIKKVAEAKARNKRRAAKKLDKLKKKLEGVMDNPDMTEAEKAKQAKQMYRKIATKKPEIKYLVAKKHTAAKRVRRPKGLKGPFKVVDPRMKKDLRGKVHKETKNKSKKSASKIKRSYKPKNRGK; encoded by the exons ATGGGAAAGAAATCGAAGATTGGGCGTCAGCGGAAGGATAAGTTTTACCATTTAGCCAAGGAAACCG GTTATCGTTCCAGAGCTGCTTTCAAGTTGATACAGCTGAaccgaaaatttgaattcttacAAAAAGCTAGAGTTCTTATCGATTTATGTGCAGCTCCAGGAGGATGGATGCAAGTAGCCAAACAAAATATGCCTGTTTCCAGTATCGTAATCG GTGTGGATATGTTCCCCATGAAACCAGTCCCTGGTTGTATTTCTCTTCTGGAAGATATCACTTCCGAAAAATGCAAAGCATCTTTGCgaaaagaattaaaaacatGGAAAGCAGATGTTGTATTACACGATGGTGCTCCAAATTTAG GTAAAAATTGGCTGCACGATGCatacaatcaaaactgtttaaCACTAAGTGCCCTGAAGTTAGCTACTGCGTATTTAAGAGAAGGTGGCTGGTTCGTATCGAAAGTTTTCCGATCAAAGGATTACAATTGTTTATTATGGGTATTTAAACAATTATTCAAGAAG GTTCACGCTACTAAACCTCCAGCATCTAGGAACGAATCAGCTGAAATATTCGTAGTATGTCAAGGCTACATTGCTCCAGCCAAACTAGATCCTCGATTCATGAATCCAAATTACGTATTTAAAGAATTAGACGTTGAGAAACCAGTAACGGTGCAGAGCTTACTAAAAAGCGTTGATTCGACTAAAAAATCCAAAGCCGAAGGATACGACGATGATGCTGTTGTGCTACATACGAAGTTACCTGCGTCCGTTTTCATGTCTAGTGATAATCCGGCTGCTGTTTTACAAAACGCATTCGAA atcGTGTTCGATGACGATGAAATATTAAACCATCCTAAAACTACCGATGAAATAAAACGCTGTTGCGAAGATATCAAAGTATTGGGTAAAAAAGAGTTGAGAAGTTTACTTTCGTGGTGGAAATCGTACCGACAAGATAAACAAAAAAGCGAAGAACCTAAAAAATCCGCCGAACCCGAAAAACCTAAACTTGTTCCACACGGTTCGGAATCTGACGAAGAGAAAGAATTAGACGATGTATCCAAGCAAATCGACGAAATGATa gatgaagaaaaaagagaaGCTAAAAGAAAAAGGAAGAAAGTCAACAAAGAACGAGCTAAAttacaaatgaaaatgaatttgaatatgAGAAACAAAGATGATCTTGGTCCAACCGAACAAGAAGATACTGATGTATTTAAACTGTCTCAAATTACTTCGAAACGTCAATTAGATTCAATTAGTGATCAAAGACCAGATATTATGGCCGAATCTGacgatgaagaaaatcaaatacctgttaagaaatctaaaaaagtGTCGTATGATGCTGAAAAATCATATCTCGATGAAACTGGAAC GTATTACCGTACGGCTGAAAGTGAATCAGAAGGCGAAGACGAAGAAATAGATAGCGACGTTGAAGGGCTCG gtCTGGAAAAAGAAGCCCCCGAAAAGAAACCTGTCAAAAGAGTTAGATTTTTGGAACCTGAAGCAGACGAAGATATGGATGAGAATAATTCGAATCCATTAATCACAGATTTAGATTTTAGAGATACTAGAGACAAACGGTTATCTAAAGCTAAGCTGTGGTTCGAtaag GACGTATTCaaagatgttgaaaatgaagaagaCGAAGATTATGAACTAGACACGATGACTTTAGATATTCAACAGAAAGGAGGCAAAGTCTTGAACGCTCCTGCTACTCAAGTTACCAATAAACGAAAACAAGCAGATGATGATGTTAGCGACGATAATgatgacgaagacgacgacgatgatgatggcGAAGATGATGATTCTTCAGGAAGTGaaacagaagaagaaaaagaaaataaaccaattcagaaaaatgattccaataaaaagttgaaactagCTCCTAGAATAGAAGTTGGTGATGAAACGCAAATAAATGAATGGGATGTTGATAATGCTAGCTTAGCTTCAG AGAAAAAACGCAAGAAAAAAGAACGTAAAGTATTGGACGCCGAAGGGCTCGCCATGGGAGCATTGATAGTAAACTCGAAGAAATCCAAACGTGATTTATTCGACGCTGGCTGGAACCGATACGCTTTTAACGATGAAAACTTACCCGAATGGTTCGTCGATGACGAGAAAAAACATATGAGAAAAGACACAGCAGTGCCTCCT gaatTGATCACAGAATACACGAAGAGCAGAGAAGAAATCGATAGTAGACCTATAAAAAAAGTAGCCGAAGCTAAAGCTCGTAATAAAAGACGAGCCGccaaaaaattagataaacTCAAGAAGAAATTGGAAGGTGTTATGGATAATCCAGATATGACTGAAGCCGAAAAAGCCAAACAAGCTAAACA AATGTACAGGAAAATCGCAACGAAGAAACCCGAAATCAAATATTTGGTAGCGAAGAAACATACAGCAGCGAAACGAGTCAGACGTCCGAAGGGTCTCAAAGGACCGTTCAAAGTTGTCGATCCTCGAATGAAGAAAGATTTAAGAGGCAAAGTGCACAAggaaacgaaaaataaatctaaaaaatcgGCTAGTAAAATTAAAAGATCTTATAAACCGAAAAATAGAGGTAAATAA
- the LOC135838536 gene encoding zinc finger protein 83-like codes for MDPLSENNSEEGIALNETIIKMEPEDDTDTTMDSTGNFLTVLVPEDNENTDTKPTLCACGNIIELDPLNRQNTPSNGVLRCNRCLSLNSSSIPTSHQQSRKVLLNAITNAKNTLPFRCHYCSKTYDAKETFYNHIRMHAMKKKNPYLCGMCGKNFKELLQFKKHICARNVLKCNKCSKQFESIFRLENHYLTHSKYKCDECGKCLSSKTVLEEHKRVHTNEYPFKCDRCNRQFRQKSKYNAHTAACKDGQNINKTLEIKAESIFVD; via the coding sequence ATGGATCCCCTATCCGAAAACAATTCTGAAGAAGGGATTGCGCTGAATGAAACAATAATTAAAATGGAACCAGAAGACGATACAGATACTACGATGGATTCGACTGGAAATTTTCTCACCGTCTTGGTACCAGAGGATAACGAGAATACTGACACGAAACCTACGTTATGTGCTTGCGGTAATATCATCGAATTAGATCCATTAAATCGACAAAACACACCTAGCAACGGCGTACTTAGATGTAATCGTTGTCTCAGTCTGAATTCGAGCTCTATTCCAACGTCTCATCAGCAATCCAGGAAGGTACTCCTGAATGCCATCACGAACGCTAAAAATACCCTACCATTTCGTTGTCATTACTGCAGTAAAACCTACGACGCCAAAGAAACATTCTACAATCATATTCGTATGCACGccatgaagaagaaaaatccaTATCTATGCGGTATgtgtggtaaaaatttcaaagaattgttACAATTCAAAAAGCATATCTGCGCCAGGAATGTGCTGAAATGTAACAAATGCAGCAAACAGTTCGAATCCATTTTCCGACTCGAGAATCATTACTTGACTCATAGCAAGTACAAATGCGACGAATGTGGAAAATGCCTAAGCTCGAAAACAGTGCTGGAAGAGCATAAACGAGTTCATACGAACGAATATCCATTCAAATGTGACCGATGTAATCGACAGTTTAGGCAGAAATCGAAATATAATGCTCATACAGCCGCCTGCAAAGATGgtcaaaatattaataaaacgCTTGAAATTAAAGCAGAATCTATTTTCGTAGATTAG
- the LOC135838535 gene encoding uncharacterized protein LOC135838535, translating to MKTSSHIFKFIVLCCNFAAYACVVSKYNALIFDRIKKSLIEVPSNKIPEDANYKQWASACPAEDNNDETNKIFNEEKSLYKNALFVRYIYSEKDQQNFAVNICDKPFKLSIVSFNEISFYSEFGYDIYVDKSDEEKFTLSDKSMYRKFQDEMKVLASPTKLTTRLLGIPYNAIKSILKSRGKETIKQDKEKGFIWIPLFKVKIESGQLRKIKYDIRMNNRQPLIECDNHSLGEEMFHNIDAKELYLKDIQEEAFNEAELPKESKVACKNTYECFEKWSLIPTDQFQFGSSALPTCSNVTTIPIWSSILKRILQKVDDFLYALSRMAEKPLHIIAGVHKHLLLPSKTTLPPKKLMILKKDGFALYVPKIIYKMVKLKSKNTCKEQDPNCWSGVLIVIHNNPNFKQEHRICENSKTNELGWTEITMYETISTTGARSKSESEHTYVCPITKDTLEHIGLKYI from the exons atgaaaacaagttcgcatattttcaagtttatagTTTTATGTTGCAATTTTGCAGCTTACGCCTGCGTCGTCAGCAAATATAATG CTCTGATATTCGATCGCATTAAAAAATCCCTCATCGAAGTACCCTCCAACAAAATTCCAGAAGATGCGAATTATAAACAATGGGCATCAGCATGTCCGGCAGAAGATAATAACGACGAAACTAACAAAATATTCAACGAAGAAAAATCATTGTACAAAAATGCCTTATTTGTACGATACATTTATAGCGAAAAAGATCAGCAGAATTTTGCAGTGAACATATGCGATAAgcctttcaaactttcaattgtTTCCTTTAATGAAATATCGTTTTATTCTGAGTTCGGATATGAT atttatgTTGACAAATCAGATGAAGAGAAATTTACACTTTCCGATAAATCGATGTACAGAAAGTTTCAAGATGAAATGAAAGTACTAGCTTCGCCAACGAAATTAACTACGCGATTACTTGGAATACCTTATAATGCAATAAAATCTATATTAAAGTCGCGAGGCAAAGAAACGATAAAACAGGACAAAGAAAAG GGATTCATTTGGATACCTTTAttcaaagtgaaaattgaaagtggacagcttcgaaaaataaaatacgacaTCCGTATGAACAACAGACAACCATTGATTGAATGTGACAATCACAGTTTGGGGGAAGAAATGTTTCACAATATCGATGCTAAAGAATTATACTTGAAA GACATTCAAGAAGAAGCATTCAATGAGGCGGAACTACCCAAAGAATCAAAAGTGGCGTGTAAAAATACGTacgaatgttttgaaaaatggtcattAATTCCGACAGACCAGTTTCAGTTTGGATCTTCTGCACTTCCTACGTGTTCCAATGTGACAACCATACCTATATGGAGCAGTATTCTGAAACGCATATTACAAAAAGTAGATGATTTTTTGTACGCTTTATCCAGG aTGGCCGAAAAACCATTACATATTATCGCAGGAGTCCATAAACACCTCCTTTTACCATCAAAAACTACGttgccaccaaaaaaattaatgattttgaaaaaagacggATTCGCGTTATACgtaccaaaaataatttacaaaatggtgaaactaaaatcgaaaaatacctGCAAAGAACAAGATCCTAATTGTTGGAGTGGTGTCCTGATAGTGATCCATaataatccaaatttcaaaCAGGAACATCGAATTTGCGAAAATAGTAAAACTAATGAATTGGGATGGACAGAGATCACCATGTATGAGACAATATCTACTACAGGAGCCAGATCCAAATCCGAATCCGAACACACGTATGTTTGTCCAATCACGAAAGATACCCTCGAACATATCGGATTGAAGTACATATAA
- the LOC135841291 gene encoding uncharacterized protein LOC135841291: protein MKISFYTSKFIILYYSFAVYASNYNALIFDRSRKFLIEVPTSKIPKDAKSELWASACPAEDKDETDKKFNEEKSFYKNALFVRQIYSEINQQKFSVNICDKPFKLSIASYDQRSVYYEFGYEIYFNKSDEAKFTLSDKSMYSKFQDIMQLTSSPTKLGKFAFNAVKSGFKSVLGRKKIKQDKEKGFMWIPVFKVRIMHRQLRRIKYDIRKNNRQPMIQCDDYSLGKEMFYNIDADEFYSRHVQKKIFQKAELPTDSEVACENRYECFEKWSLIPTDQFQFGSSTLPTCSNVTTIPIWSRIMRDILKKVDNFLYALSRVSEKPLRIIAGVHKYLLLPSKKVWPPKKLIALKKDGFSLFVPKIIYKLVKFKLNNFCKDEDSECWTGVIILIHNNPNFKEEHRICEDKTEKLGWTEITMYETVDLSRNGVKSKAKSKYIYVCAIRQDSIERVGLTYNRKLSTGELSLKNFPGKPKILKELEKLFSLDDEKVIERPSFDDENFHI from the exons atgaaaatcagtttttataCATCCAAGTTTATCATTCTATATTACAGTTTCGCTGTGTACGCCAGTAATTATAATG cTTTGATATTCGATCGAAGTAGAAAATTTCTCATCGAAGTGCCGACAAGTAAAATTCCAAAAGATGCGAAATCTGAGCTATGGGCGTCAGCATGTCCAGCCGAAGATAAAGACGAAACTGACAAGAAAttcaatgaagaaaaatcattctaCAAAAATGCCTTATTTGTACGACAGATTTACAGCGAAATAAATCAGCAAAAATTCTCAGTGAACATATGCGATAAGccattcaaactttcaattgcTTCGTACGATCAACGTTCGGTTTATTATGAATTCGGTTacgag ATTTACTTCAATAAATCGGATGAAGCAAAATTTACCCTTTCTGATAAATCGATGTACAGCAAGTTCCAAGATATAATGCAATTGACAAGTTCACCGACGAAATTAGGTAAATTCGCATTTAATGCGGTCAAATCTGGATTCAAGTCAGTGttaggcagaaaaaaaatcaagcaggACAAAGAAAAG GGTTTCATGTGGATACCTGTATTCAAAGTGAGAATCATGCACAGACAGCTTCGAAGAATAAAATACGATATTCGTAAAAACAATAGACAGCCAATGATTCAATGTGACGATTACAGTTTGGGAAAAGAGATGTTTTACAATATTGACGCTGACGAATTCTATTCGAGA caTGTTCAAAAAAAGATATTCCAAAAGGCTGAACTACCAACAGATTCAGAAGTTGCATGTGAAAATAGATacgaatgttttgaaaaatggtcgCTAATTCCGACAGACCAGTTTCAGTTTGGGTCTTCTACTCTTCCTACGTGTTCCAATGTGACAACTATACCAATATGGAGCAGAATAATGAGAgatatattgaaaaaagtagACAATTTTTTATACGCACTGTCCAGg GTATCTGAAAAACCATTACGTATTATCGCAGGAGTCCATAAATACCTTCTTCTACCATCAAAAAAAGTATGGCCACCAAAAAAGTTGATAGCTCTGAAAAAAGACGGATTCTCGCTATTCgtaccaaaaataatttacaaattggtcaaattcaaattgaataatttctgtaAAGATGAAGATTCCGAGTGTTGGACTGGTGTTATTATATTGATCCATaataatccaaatttcaaaGAGGAACATCGAATTTGCGAagataaaactgaaaaattgggatggacAGAGATCACAATGTATGAAACAGTAGACCTATCTAGGAATGGAGTTAAATCTAAAGCCAAATCTAAGTATATTTACGTTTGCGCAATCAGACAAGATAGCATCGAGCGTGTTGGATTAACGTATAATAGGAAGTTATCCACTGGTGAATTATCATTGAAGAATTTCCCGGGCAagccaaaaattctaaaagaattGGAGAAGTTGTTTTCACTTGACGACGAAAAAGTGATAGAACGGCCTTCCTTTGATGATGAGAATTTTCATATCTAg